From the Lampris incognitus isolate fLamInc1 chromosome 10, fLamInc1.hap2, whole genome shotgun sequence genome, one window contains:
- the LOC130119101 gene encoding aconitate hydratase, mitochondrial: MSRFEPGSSISYEKMHENINIVRKRLNRPLTLSEKIVYGHLDDPVGQEIDRGRTYLRLRPDRVAMQDATAQMAMLQFISSGLPKVAVPSTIHCDHLIEAQIGGIEDLQKAKEVNQEVYNFLATAGAKYGVGFWKPGSGIIHQIILENYAYPGVMLIGTDSHTPNGGGLGSICIGVGGADAVDVMAGIPWELKCPKVIGVRLTGTLSGWTSPKDVILKVAGILTVKGGTGAIVEYHGPGVDSISCTGMATICNMGAEIGATTSVFPYNHRMKTYLNKTGRAEIASLAEQFKDDLVPDKDCEYDQVIEINLSELKPHINGPFTPDLAHPVSEIGAVAQKSGWPLEVKVGLIGSCTNSSYEDMGRAASLAKQALDKGLKCKAQFTVTPGSEQIRATIERDGYAKVLSDVGGVVLANACGPCIGQWDRKDVKKGEKNTIVTSFNRNFTARNDANPATHAFVTSPEIVTAMAIAGTLDFNPETDYLTASNGEKFKLEPPTGDELPTRDFDPGQDTYQHPPADGSSVRVDVNPASNRLQLLEPFDKWHGRDLEEMRVLIKVKGKCTTDHISAAGPWLKFRGHLDNISNNLLIGAVNSENDAVNKIKNQLTGEYGGVPDVARYYKANSENWVVVGDENYGEGSSREHAALEPRHLGGRAIIVKSFARIHETNLKKQGLLPLTFANPGDYDKIRPDDKISIKELKSFAPGKPLTAVIKHSDGSQDSISLNHSFNETQIEWFQAGSALNRMKQMQ, from the exons ATGAGCCGCTTTGAGCCTGGCTCTAGCATTAGTTATGAGAAGATGCATGAAAACATCAACATTGTACGGAAGAG GCTCAACCGGCCGCTTACTCTGTCTGAAAAGATAGTGTACGGTCACCTGGATGACCCAGTGGGGCAAGAGATTGACCGGGGCCGCACCTATCTGCGGCTGCGTCCTGATCGTGTGGCAATGCAGGACGCCACGGCACAGATGGCCATGCTTCAATTCATCAGCAGCGGTCTTCCCAAGGTGGCTGTTCCCTCCACCATCCACTGTGACCACCTTATTGAGGCCCAGATTGGAGGAATTGAGGACCTGCAGAAGGCAAAg GAAGTGAACCAGGAAGTCTACAACTTCCTTGCAACTGCCGGAGCTAAATATGGAGTGGGTTTCTGGAAACCAGGCTCTGGGATTATCCACCAG ATAATCCTGGAAAACTATGCTTACCCAGGAGTGATGCTGATTGGTACAGACTCGCACACTCCCAATGGCGGTGGCCTGGGTTCTATCTGTATTGGAGTGGGAGGAGCTGACGCTGTGGACGTGATGGCTGGAATCCCGTGGGAGCTCAAGTGTCCCAAA gttaTAGGGGTGAGGCTGACAGGCACCCTGTCTGGTTGGACCTCTCCAAAGGACGTCATCCTGAAGGtggctggaatcctgactgtaaAGGGAGGCACCGGTGCTATTGTGGAGTACCATGGGCCTGGAGTTGACTCCATCTCCTGCACCG GTATGGCTACAATCTGCAACATGGGAGCTGAGATCGGAGCCACCACCTCTGTGTTCCCCTACAACCaccgtatgaagacttatctgaATAAGACTGGTCGTGCAG AGATTGCTTCCCTTGCTGAACAGTTCAAGGATGACCTGGTCCCTGACAAGGACTGTGAATATGACCAGGTCATTGAGATTAACCTGAGCGAG CTGAAGCCTCACATCAATGGGCCTTTCACTCCTGACCTGGCCCACCCTGTGTCTGAAATCGGGGCtgtagctcagaagagtggctgGCCCCTGGAGGTCAAAGTTG GTCTCATCGGCAGctgcaccaactccagttatgaAGACATGGGCAGAGCAGCCTCTCTGGCCAAGCAGGCTCTGGACAAGGGCCTTAAGTGCAAGGCCCAGTTCACAGTCACTCCTGGATCTGAGCAGATCCGTGCCACTATCGAGAGGGATGGATAT GCTAAGGTCCTTAGTGATGTTGGAGGAGTGGTCCTAGCCAATGCTTGTGGACCTTGCATTGGTCAGTGGGATAG GAAGGACGTGAAGAAGGGAGAGAAGAATACCATTGTCACATCCTTCAACAGAAACTTCACTGCCAGGAATGATGCTAACCCTGCTACTCACGCTTTCGTCACCTCACCTGAG ATTGTCACTGCCATGGCCATTGCGGGAACTCTTGACTTCAACCCTGAGACTGACTACCTGACAGCCTCCAATGGAGAGAAGTTTAAGCTGGAGCCCCCCACTGGAGACGAACTCCCTACAAGGGACTTTGACCCTGGTCAGGACACCTATCAGCATCCACCAGCTGATGGCAGCTCAGTGAGG GTGGATGTGAACCCTGCAAGTAACCGTCTGCAGCTCTTGGAGCCCTTTGACAAGTGGCATGGAAGAGACCTGGAGGAAATGAGAGTCCTCATCAAG GTGAAGGGCAAGTGCACTACAGACCACATCAGTGCTGCAGGGCCCTGGCTGAAATTCCGTGGTCACCTTGACAACATTTCCAACAATCTGCTGATTGGCGCAGTCAATAGTGAGAACGATGCCGTCAACAAAATTAAGAACCAGCTGACTGGAGAGTATGGAGGTGTCCCCGATGTGGCCCGCTACTACAAG GCCAACAGCGAGAACTGGGTGGTGGTTGGAGATGAGAACTATGGTGAGGGTTCCAGCAGAGAGCACGCTGCCCTGGAGCCAAGGCACCTGGGAGGACGCGCCATCATCGTCAAGAGCTTTGCCCGGATTCACG AGACCAACCTGAAGAAGCAGGGGCTGCTGCCTCTGACCTTTGCCAACCCAGGCGACTATGACAAAATCCGCCCTGATGATAAGATTTCCATCAAAGAACTCAAATCCTTTGCCCCTGGCAAG